One region of Actinomycetota bacterium genomic DNA includes:
- a CDS encoding maleylpyruvate isomerase N-terminal domain-containing protein, protein MATLTVDRTRTREAVQEVTDALVGLVGSVPDTGVRMPDHDWTVGDAASHLIIAARLFGELVQGVPTFYAESNRESLAAANAHSLSTRTERDGRVLAADLAESMGALLAGMAARPPTQRMLTPMGDMDQDMLLSYTLTHLLMHGHAMARALRKPSPVTRERVSLTLPFIAGAMRTVLAPERVGRLTATYLIHLRGGPKLAVSFTGGAIDVATTAPTHVDCHLSADPVAFFLVGVGLVSQWGQIARFKMLAWGTKPWLGLRLVGFFSPP, encoded by the coding sequence CGACGCTCACGGTGGACCGCACCCGCACCCGCGAAGCCGTCCAGGAGGTCACCGATGCGCTGGTCGGCCTCGTCGGGTCGGTCCCCGACACCGGGGTGCGGATGCCCGACCACGACTGGACCGTGGGCGACGCCGCCTCGCACCTCATCATCGCCGCCCGGCTGTTCGGGGAGCTGGTCCAGGGGGTGCCGACGTTCTACGCCGAGTCCAACCGCGAGTCGCTGGCGGCGGCGAATGCCCACAGCCTGTCCACCCGGACCGAGCGGGACGGCCGGGTCCTGGCCGCCGATCTGGCGGAGTCGATGGGAGCGCTGTTGGCGGGCATGGCCGCCCGGCCCCCCACCCAGCGGATGCTGACCCCGATGGGCGACATGGACCAGGACATGCTGCTGTCCTACACGCTGACCCACCTCCTTATGCACGGCCACGCCATGGCCCGGGCCCTGCGCAAGCCGTCGCCGGTGACCCGGGAGCGGGTGAGCCTCACGCTGCCGTTCATCGCCGGGGCGATGCGCACGGTGCTGGCACCCGAGCGCGTGGGCCGGCTGACGGCGACCTACCTGATCCACCTGCGGGGTGGGCCGAAGCTGGCGGTGTCGTTCACCGGCGGGGCGATCGACGTGGCCACCACGGCGCCCACGCACGTTGACTGCCACCTGTCCGCCGACCCGGTCGCCTTCTTCCTGGTGGGCGTCGGCCTGGTGAGCCAGTGGGGCCAGATCGCCCGGTTCAAGATGCTGGCCTGGGGGACCAAACCCTGGCTGGGCCTCCGCCTCGTCGGGTTCTTCTCGCCGCCGTGA
- a CDS encoding PIG-L deacetylase family protein, with protein MSDPSAILSAGVGGGAGDGARPAERVFAKALVFTPHPDDAELECGGTLAKWADAGTEVILCVVTNGAAGSNDPDVARHWLIETRQAEQRAAAALLGISHVVFLGYEDGFLEDSHELRRDMIREIRRHQPDVVVGPDPAMYYAGQFYVNHPDHRRVGEAFLAAVNPGATTVPLYRRELYDQGFLPHQVKACLLAFSMQADYAVDIAGTIDRKLAALHAHDSQMSGFPGLEEFVRGMAGMMAEQAGGGLTAAESYKAIFFD; from the coding sequence GTGAGCGACCCGAGCGCCATCCTGAGCGCAGGCGTCGGCGGGGGCGCCGGGGACGGCGCCCGGCCCGCCGAGCGCGTCTTCGCCAAGGCCTTGGTGTTCACCCCGCACCCCGATGACGCCGAGCTGGAGTGCGGCGGGACGTTGGCCAAGTGGGCCGACGCGGGCACCGAGGTGATCCTGTGCGTGGTCACCAACGGGGCCGCCGGCTCCAACGACCCCGACGTCGCCCGGCACTGGCTCATCGAAACCCGCCAGGCCGAGCAGCGGGCGGCGGCAGCCCTCCTCGGCATCAGCCACGTGGTGTTCCTGGGCTACGAGGACGGCTTCCTCGAGGATTCCCACGAGCTGCGCCGGGACATGATCCGGGAGATCCGCCGCCACCAGCCCGACGTGGTCGTCGGCCCCGACCCCGCCATGTACTACGCCGGGCAGTTCTACGTGAACCATCCCGACCACCGGCGGGTGGGGGAGGCCTTCCTGGCCGCGGTCAACCCGGGGGCCACCACCGTGCCCCTCTACCGCCGGGAGCTCTACGACCAGGGGTTCCTGCCCCACCAGGTCAAGGCGTGCCTGCTGGCCTTCTCGATGCAGGCGGACTACGCGGTGGACATCGCCGGGACCATCGACCGGAAGCTGGCCGCCCTGCACGCACACGATTCGCAGATGAGCGGTTTCCCGGGCCTGGAGGAGTTCGTGCGGGGCATGGCCGGGATGATGGCCGAGCAGGCCGGCGGTGGCCTGACGGCGGCCGAAAGCTACAAGGCGATCTTTTTCGACTGA